A genomic window from Cupriavidus basilensis includes:
- a CDS encoding TetR/AcrR family transcriptional regulator, with translation MPPRKNPAAATETLDTLAHGRAASDQAIQLLDGAVDHVLEHGIGDLSLRHIAEALGTSHRMLIYYFGSADQFWEAVLRRIRHAELDARASLAASESDPARALEVAWARYSADNYLPIIQLLFEIYGRAIRDRERFQVFLDDVIGSWTGALTERFHKQLGLSTSEAKLRARIEVATVRGLLLDLVTTGDRKGTTAALKYFARMLNAPGAPGAKSAPEA, from the coding sequence ATGCCGCCCCGCAAGAATCCCGCCGCTGCCACCGAAACGCTCGATACACTCGCGCATGGCCGCGCTGCTAGCGACCAGGCCATCCAGCTGCTCGACGGCGCCGTCGACCACGTGCTGGAGCACGGCATCGGCGACTTGTCGCTGCGCCATATCGCCGAGGCGCTCGGCACCAGCCACCGCATGCTGATCTACTACTTCGGCTCGGCGGACCAGTTCTGGGAGGCGGTGCTGCGCCGCATCCGCCATGCCGAGCTGGATGCGCGCGCCAGCCTGGCCGCCAGCGAGTCCGATCCCGCGCGGGCGCTGGAGGTGGCCTGGGCGCGCTACTCGGCCGACAACTACCTGCCCATCATCCAGTTGCTGTTCGAGATCTACGGCCGCGCCATTCGCGATCGCGAACGCTTCCAGGTGTTCCTCGACGATGTGATAGGCAGCTGGACCGGCGCGCTGACCGAGCGCTTTCACAAGCAGCTTGGATTGAGCACGAGCGAGGCAAAGCTGCGGGCTCGCATCGAGGTCGCCACCGTGCGCGGCCTGTTGCTGGATCTCGTCACCACGGGCGATCGCAAGGGCACCACGGCCGCGCTGAAATACTTCGCGCGCATGCTGAATGCGCCTGGGGCCCCGGGCGCGAAATCCGCACCAGAAGCCTGA
- a CDS encoding PLP-dependent aminotransferase family protein, with protein MFHLELVRSRRSGDTLTEQIVAGIASLVDRRVLRAGVALPSVRRFAQQHGVSTFTVAEAYGRLTALGYLSARVGSGYTVAHRHAPAGQAPAARWEAPGLNAAWLLSDVFADHSVPIKAGAGWLPGDWLNEEGLHQAMRAAARVPAAQVSGYGHPYGFAALREHIAAGLSQYGMPVQAQQVVLTQGATQALDLVVRTLLRPGDTVLVEDPCYCNLLQILRLAGLQVVGVRRTASGLDTDALDHAIRTHAPRALFVNTVLQNPTGGTLTSMNAHRVLQLAEQYRLLVVEDDIYRELAPPGSPMLAAMDGLSHVIYVNGFSKTITPSLRVGYLAASPELAKALARTKMAVGLTSSEVTERLVYSVLTSGHYGRHVAALAERLRAQQDRITEKMEAHGLEVMLRPEGGMFAWARMRPEDGAEQAALSGNRLATLALEHGIWLAPGSYFEPEEGDSPWIRFNVATSDEPALWRFFDALRGRQTQGAGAGAEAESVSRGTRAPRAGMVRLA; from the coding sequence ATGTTTCACCTCGAACTTGTCCGCAGCCGGCGCAGCGGCGACACCCTCACCGAGCAGATCGTGGCGGGCATTGCCAGCCTGGTGGACCGGCGCGTGCTGCGCGCCGGCGTGGCGCTGCCGTCGGTGCGGCGCTTTGCCCAGCAGCATGGGGTCAGCACCTTCACCGTGGCCGAGGCCTACGGCCGCCTGACCGCGCTGGGTTACCTGAGCGCGCGGGTGGGCTCGGGCTACACGGTGGCACACCGCCACGCCCCCGCCGGCCAGGCACCGGCGGCACGCTGGGAGGCGCCGGGGCTCAACGCCGCGTGGCTGCTGTCGGATGTGTTCGCCGATCATTCGGTGCCGATCAAGGCGGGTGCGGGCTGGTTGCCCGGCGACTGGCTCAACGAGGAAGGGCTGCACCAGGCCATGCGCGCCGCGGCGCGGGTGCCCGCCGCGCAAGTCTCGGGCTACGGCCACCCTTACGGCTTCGCCGCGCTGCGCGAGCATATCGCCGCCGGGCTCAGCCAGTACGGCATGCCGGTGCAGGCCCAGCAAGTGGTGCTGACCCAGGGCGCCACGCAAGCGCTGGACCTGGTGGTCCGCACGCTGTTGCGCCCAGGCGACACCGTGCTGGTGGAAGACCCCTGCTACTGCAATCTGCTGCAGATCTTGCGCCTTGCCGGCTTGCAGGTGGTTGGCGTGCGCCGCACCGCCAGCGGGCTCGACACCGACGCGCTCGACCACGCCATCCGCACCCACGCGCCACGCGCGCTGTTCGTCAACACGGTGCTGCAGAACCCCACCGGCGGCACGCTCACCAGCATGAACGCGCACCGCGTGCTGCAACTGGCCGAGCAGTACCGGCTGCTGGTGGTGGAGGACGATATCTACCGCGAGCTGGCGCCGCCCGGCTCACCCATGCTGGCTGCCATGGACGGGCTCTCGCACGTGATCTACGTCAACGGGTTTTCCAAGACCATCACGCCATCGCTGCGGGTCGGCTACCTCGCGGCCAGCCCGGAGTTGGCCAAGGCGCTGGCCCGCACCAAGATGGCAGTGGGGCTGACGTCATCGGAAGTGACCGAGCGGCTGGTGTACTCGGTGCTGACCAGCGGCCACTATGGCCGCCATGTGGCGGCACTGGCCGAACGGCTGCGCGCCCAGCAGGACCGGATCACGGAGAAGATGGAAGCCCACGGGCTGGAGGTGATGCTGCGCCCGGAAGGCGGAATGTTCGCCTGGGCAAGGATGCGGCCGGAAGACGGCGCAGAGCAGGCCGCGCTATCGGGCAACCGGCTGGCGACGCTGGCGCTGGAGCACGGCATCTGGCTGGCGCCGGGGTCTTATTTTGAACCGGAAGAAGGCGATTCGCCGTGGATACGGTTCAACGTGGCAACCAGCGATGAACCCGCGCTGTGGCGGTTTTTTGACGCGCTGCGCGGCAGGCAGACGCAAGGCGCGGGGGCGGGGGCGGAAGCGGAATCCGTTTCCCGCGGCACGCGCGCCCCGCGCGCAGGCATGGTCAGGCTGGCCTGA
- a CDS encoding acyloxyacyl hydrolase yields MTIDKKNAGLARRIATRIKALGAMAALGACAAAHADPAVHVAFGRDPGHNLDKYEVGVNWDSGFAWGNPQGWLAKLQWEAELAEWNARSGTNHQNVTEFGFSPILRVEKRGGSLVPFLEASVGVRMMSHKATSDEHRSGSLFQFSDMIGVGMAFGPKTAYEAGFRYQHVSNAGIKQPNPGSGFYTGYVRYRF; encoded by the coding sequence ATGACCATCGATAAGAAGAACGCCGGCCTTGCCCGTCGGATTGCAACACGTATCAAGGCGCTTGGCGCCATGGCTGCTCTCGGCGCATGCGCTGCCGCGCACGCTGATCCTGCGGTGCACGTGGCCTTTGGCCGCGATCCCGGCCACAACCTCGACAAGTACGAAGTTGGCGTGAACTGGGACTCCGGCTTTGCCTGGGGCAACCCGCAGGGCTGGCTGGCCAAGCTGCAGTGGGAGGCCGAACTGGCCGAATGGAACGCCCGCAGCGGTACCAATCACCAGAATGTGACCGAATTTGGCTTCTCGCCGATCCTGCGCGTGGAAAAGCGCGGCGGCTCGCTGGTGCCTTTCCTGGAAGCCTCCGTCGGCGTGCGCATGATGAGCCATAAGGCCACCTCCGACGAGCACCGCTCCGGCAGCCTGTTCCAGTTCTCCGACATGATCGGCGTGGGCATGGCCTTTGGCCCCAAGACCGCGTACGAAGCCGGCTTCCGCTACCAGCACGTCTCCAACGCCGGTATCAAGCAGCCCAATCCGGGCAGCGGTTTTTACACGGGTTACGTGCGTTATCGCTTCTGA
- a CDS encoding EAL domain-containing protein yields the protein MDDSPQRAPLLPCHANPANTPPAGALPTHLAAMLDSVADGVMSLDREWRFAYVNQTMERLLKRSRTDLDGRGIWECYPDLIGSAYYRTFHEAAASGASRTCTAYYVPLACWFEARAFPDANGLTVLFRDVSRERQQSAQLEYHADHDYLTGLANRRRCTQVLARAVAQAAEQAAQAQVAVLPAGMQAQAPQAAGVVVLFVDLDRFKEVNDAFGHAVGDTLLCKVAERFRALLAPSAFVARVGGDEFVFILRDARPGQAERFAGTILAGVSQPFQVDGHTLLLGASVGIAQWPEAGDTADTLLNHADAAMYAAKAAGRFQFRVFHLDLAQGLRQRLQLRADLHAAMADDQLVLHFQPQWSLPDGRLAGAEALLRWQHPTRGLLPPAAFLDVLLESPLEPAVGLWVMRAVCRQIAAWRRGGLTVPRISLNLSARQLVMPGLAGLLADLAREHEVPCGLLDVEVTEDTLMTDLDSAAAALDELRHCGISASLDDFGSGYSSLAYLTRLPVVTLKIDRSFVAVLGSAPEALAVIRGVIALARSLGMRTLAEGVETHVQQRLLAEEGCDAAQGYLLGRPMPAADFAVVMGQSVVARGD from the coding sequence ATGGACGACTCTCCCCAGCGCGCGCCACTTTTGCCCTGTCATGCCAATCCCGCGAACACGCCGCCCGCTGGGGCGTTGCCCACGCATCTTGCCGCGATGCTCGATAGCGTCGCGGATGGTGTCATGTCGCTCGACCGCGAGTGGCGATTCGCCTACGTCAACCAGACCATGGAGCGCTTGCTCAAGCGCAGCCGTACGGATCTCGACGGGCGCGGCATCTGGGAGTGCTATCCGGACCTGATTGGCTCGGCGTATTACCGGACGTTTCATGAGGCCGCTGCCAGCGGCGCATCACGCACCTGCACCGCCTACTATGTCCCGCTGGCATGCTGGTTCGAAGCGCGCGCCTTTCCCGATGCCAACGGCCTTACCGTGCTCTTTCGCGACGTCAGCCGCGAACGGCAGCAGTCGGCACAGCTGGAATACCATGCCGACCACGACTACCTGACCGGCCTGGCGAACCGCCGGCGCTGCACGCAGGTGCTGGCGCGCGCGGTGGCGCAGGCGGCAGAGCAGGCTGCACAAGCCCAGGTTGCGGTGCTGCCGGCCGGCATGCAGGCGCAAGCGCCGCAAGCGGCCGGGGTGGTGGTGCTGTTCGTCGATCTCGACCGCTTCAAGGAAGTCAACGATGCCTTTGGCCATGCAGTGGGCGACACGTTGCTGTGCAAGGTCGCCGAACGCTTTCGCGCGCTGCTGGCGCCTTCGGCTTTTGTCGCGCGCGTCGGTGGCGACGAGTTCGTGTTCATCCTGCGCGACGCACGGCCGGGACAGGCCGAGCGCTTTGCCGGCACCATCCTGGCCGGCGTGTCGCAGCCATTCCAGGTGGACGGCCACACGCTGCTGCTGGGTGCCAGCGTAGGGATCGCGCAGTGGCCCGAGGCCGGCGACACCGCCGACACCCTGTTGAACCACGCCGATGCTGCCATGTATGCGGCCAAGGCTGCGGGGCGTTTCCAGTTCCGCGTCTTCCACCTGGACCTTGCCCAAGGCTTGCGGCAGCGCTTGCAGTTGCGCGCCGACCTGCATGCCGCGATGGCCGACGACCAGCTGGTGCTTCACTTCCAGCCGCAGTGGTCGCTGCCGGATGGCAGGCTGGCGGGCGCGGAGGCGTTGTTGCGCTGGCAGCACCCAACGCGCGGCCTGCTGCCTCCCGCCGCCTTTCTCGATGTGCTGCTGGAGTCGCCGCTGGAGCCGGCGGTGGGGCTGTGGGTCATGCGCGCCGTGTGCCGCCAGATAGCGGCCTGGCGGCGCGGCGGCCTGACGGTGCCCAGGATCTCGCTCAATCTGTCGGCGCGGCAGCTGGTCATGCCGGGGCTGGCGGGCTTGCTGGCGGACCTCGCGCGCGAGCATGAGGTGCCATGCGGGCTGCTGGACGTGGAAGTCACCGAGGACACGCTGATGACCGACCTCGACAGTGCTGCGGCGGCGCTCGACGAGCTCAGGCACTGCGGCATCAGCGCCTCGCTGGACGATTTCGGCTCCGGTTACTCGAGCCTGGCCTACCTGACGCGCCTGCCGGTTGTGACCCTCAAGATCGACAGATCATTCGTTGCAGTCCTCGGCAGCGCACCCGAGGCCCTGGCGGTCATTCGCGGGGTCATCGCGCTGGCGCGCTCGCTGGGCATGAGAACCCTGGCCGAAGGTGTGGAGACCCACGTCCAGCAACGCTTGCTGGCCGAAGAGGGCTGCGATGCGGCACAGGGCTACCTGCTTGGCCGGCCGATGCCGGCAGCGGATTTCGCCGTGGTCATGGGCCAAAGTGTCGTGGCGAGGGGGGATTGA
- a CDS encoding aspartate aminotransferase family protein translates to MDAAKTVIPDLDALWMPFTANRQYKAAPRLLDSASGMYYTSHDGRQILDGCAGLWCVAAGHCRQEIADAVARQVQTLDYAPPFQMSHPLTFEAATKVAAIMPAGLDRIFFTNSGSESVDTALKIALAYHRARGEGQRTRVIGRERGYHGVGFGGMAVGGIGPNRKAFSANLMPGTDHLPATLNIAEAAYSKGQPTWGAHLADDLERILALHDPSNVAAVIVEPLAGSAGVLVPPVGYLEKLREITSKHGILLIFDEVITAFGRLGAATAAERFNVTPDLITMAKAINNAAVPMGAVAVRREVHDTVVNAAAPGAIEFLHGYTYSGHPLAMAAAIATLDIYKNENLFGRAAELAPKFEAAVHAVRGAPHVKDIRNLGMVAGIELEPRPGQPGARGYEAFLKCLERGVLVRYTGDILAFSPPLIITEAQIEEMFDTVKTVLQELQ, encoded by the coding sequence ATGGATGCCGCCAAGACTGTGATCCCCGATCTCGATGCCCTGTGGATGCCGTTTACCGCCAACCGGCAGTACAAGGCGGCCCCGCGCCTGCTCGACTCCGCCAGCGGCATGTACTACACCTCGCATGACGGCCGCCAGATCCTCGACGGTTGCGCCGGCCTGTGGTGCGTCGCTGCCGGGCATTGCCGCCAGGAGATCGCGGACGCGGTCGCCCGCCAGGTGCAGACCCTGGACTACGCGCCGCCGTTCCAGATGAGCCACCCGCTCACCTTCGAGGCTGCCACCAAGGTGGCAGCCATCATGCCGGCCGGGCTGGACCGCATCTTCTTCACCAACTCGGGCTCGGAATCGGTCGACACCGCGCTGAAGATCGCGCTAGCGTATCACCGCGCCCGTGGCGAAGGCCAGCGCACCCGCGTGATCGGGCGTGAGCGCGGCTATCACGGCGTTGGCTTCGGCGGCATGGCGGTGGGCGGCATCGGCCCCAACCGCAAGGCCTTCTCGGCCAACCTGATGCCCGGCACGGACCACCTGCCGGCCACGCTGAATATTGCCGAGGCGGCTTACTCCAAAGGCCAGCCGACCTGGGGCGCACACCTGGCCGACGACCTGGAACGCATCCTGGCGCTGCACGACCCGTCCAACGTGGCCGCCGTCATCGTCGAGCCGCTGGCCGGCTCGGCCGGCGTGCTGGTGCCGCCGGTTGGCTACCTGGAAAAGCTGCGCGAGATCACCAGCAAGCACGGCATCCTGCTGATCTTCGACGAGGTCATCACCGCCTTCGGCCGCCTGGGCGCGGCCACCGCCGCCGAGCGCTTCAATGTCACGCCGGACCTGATCACGATGGCCAAGGCCATCAACAACGCAGCCGTGCCGATGGGCGCGGTGGCGGTGCGGCGCGAAGTGCACGACACCGTGGTCAACGCCGCGGCGCCGGGCGCCATCGAGTTCCTGCACGGCTACACCTATTCCGGCCACCCGTTGGCCATGGCCGCGGCCATCGCCACGCTGGATATCTACAAGAACGAGAACCTGTTCGGCCGTGCCGCCGAGCTGGCGCCGAAGTTCGAAGCCGCGGTGCACGCCGTGCGCGGTGCGCCCCACGTGAAGGACATCCGCAACCTCGGCATGGTCGCCGGCATCGAGCTGGAACCGCGTCCCGGCCAGCCCGGCGCGCGTGGCTATGAGGCCTTCCTGAAATGCCTGGAGCGCGGCGTGCTGGTGCGCTACACCGGCGACATCCTGGCTTTCTCGCCGCCGCTGATCATCACCGAGGCGCAGATCGAAGAGATGTTCGACACCGTGAAGACAGTGCTGCAAGAACTGCAGTGA
- a CDS encoding CoA-acylating methylmalonate-semialdehyde dehydrogenase has protein sequence MNIAENRQIADIAHYIGGTVRAASSDRFADVFNPATGAVAGRVALGSAQDVDAAVAAAHAAFPAWSETAPLKRARILFKFKELLDRHHDDLAALITREHGKVFSDAKGEVTRGVEIVEFACGIPNLLKTDFTDNIGGGIDNWNLRQPLGVVAGITPFNFPVMVPMWMFPVALACGNTFVLKPSERDPSPSLLIADLLKQAGLPDGVFNVVQGGKEAVDALLAHKDVQALSFVGSTPIAEYIYTEGTRRGKRVQALGGAKNHLVVMPDADLDQAVDALIGAAYGSAGERCMAISVAVAVGDVADKLVPRLAERARSLKIRNGMQDDAEMGPLVTAAHKAKVEGYIAKGVEEGAKLVTDGRGHKVDGHENGFYVGGTLFDNVTPDMTIYKEEIFGPVLSVVRVHDLAEAVDLINGHEYGNGVSCYTSDGGVARAFSRQIQVGMVGINVPIPVPMAWHSFGGWKRSLFGDHHAYGEEGIRFYTRYKSIMQRWPDSIGKGAEFTMPVAK, from the coding sequence GTGAACATCGCAGAGAACCGGCAGATCGCCGACATTGCGCACTACATTGGCGGGACCGTGCGCGCCGCCTCGTCGGACCGGTTTGCCGACGTCTTCAACCCGGCCACGGGCGCCGTTGCCGGGCGCGTGGCGCTCGGCTCGGCGCAGGACGTGGATGCCGCCGTGGCTGCGGCCCACGCCGCGTTCCCGGCCTGGTCCGAGACCGCGCCGCTCAAGCGCGCGCGCATCCTGTTCAAGTTCAAGGAACTGCTCGACCGCCACCATGACGACCTCGCCGCGCTGATCACGCGCGAGCACGGCAAGGTGTTCTCGGATGCCAAGGGCGAAGTCACCCGCGGCGTGGAGATCGTTGAGTTTGCCTGCGGCATTCCCAACCTGCTCAAGACCGACTTCACCGACAACATTGGCGGCGGCATCGACAACTGGAACCTGCGCCAGCCGCTGGGCGTGGTGGCCGGCATCACGCCGTTCAACTTCCCGGTGATGGTGCCGATGTGGATGTTCCCGGTGGCGCTGGCCTGCGGCAATACCTTCGTGCTCAAGCCGTCCGAGCGCGATCCCTCGCCCTCGCTGCTGATTGCCGACCTGCTCAAGCAGGCCGGCCTGCCGGATGGCGTGTTCAACGTGGTGCAAGGCGGCAAGGAAGCCGTCGACGCGCTGCTGGCGCACAAGGACGTGCAGGCGCTGTCCTTCGTCGGCTCCACGCCGATCGCTGAGTACATCTACACCGAAGGCACCAGGCGCGGCAAGCGTGTGCAGGCCCTGGGCGGTGCAAAGAACCACCTGGTGGTGATGCCTGACGCCGACCTCGACCAGGCCGTGGACGCGCTGATCGGTGCTGCCTATGGCTCGGCCGGCGAGCGCTGCATGGCCATCTCGGTGGCCGTGGCGGTGGGCGATGTCGCCGACAAGCTGGTGCCGCGCCTGGCCGAACGCGCGCGGTCGCTGAAGATCCGCAACGGCATGCAAGACGATGCCGAGATGGGCCCGCTGGTGACCGCCGCGCACAAGGCCAAGGTAGAAGGTTACATCGCCAAGGGCGTGGAAGAGGGCGCCAAGCTGGTGACCGATGGCCGCGGCCACAAGGTCGACGGGCACGAGAACGGCTTCTACGTGGGTGGCACGCTGTTCGACAACGTCACGCCGGACATGACCATCTACAAGGAAGAGATCTTCGGCCCTGTGCTGTCGGTGGTGCGCGTGCATGACCTTGCCGAAGCAGTGGACCTGATCAACGGCCACGAGTACGGCAACGGCGTGTCCTGCTACACCAGCGATGGCGGCGTGGCACGTGCGTTCTCGCGCCAGATCCAGGTGGGCATGGTGGGCATCAACGTGCCGATCCCGGTGCCGATGGCATGGCATTCGTTCGGCGGGTGGAAGCGCTCGTTGTTTGGCGATCATCATGCTTATGGCGAGGAAGGCATTCGCTTTTACACGCGGTACAAGAGCATCATGCAGCGCTGGCCGGACAGTATCGGGAAGGGGGCGGAATTTACGATGCCGGTGGCTAAGTGA
- a CDS encoding M24 family metallopeptidase — protein sequence MPHITTAVRDYRLAMMHALMDRIRVDALVFSTPDFFQFATNFQLDVWPWERPVFVFVPRNGEPFAVMNELSTNHMRLCTEKEKVWLRDVTYYAEHPRVSQRLALAPQLPEVVASLLASHGLGGSRIAVDVAHPILAATQRYLPELALRPAMAEMRAMRWVKHAEELRVMRELGSLTDWVQERYRENIRPGRLVQELDHAMSALMVEEAARRFPGEDFDILKCWTLTGPASASPHGDGAACGARIAAGDTIVNLILPRLNGYYVENERTWFCGKPDERQARCYQVAAEATDAAVAAAVTGRRVCDMDAAAQAVIERAGLGEYIFHRTGHAVGLMLHEYPEDMAFNTRALLDGEVYSAEPGIYVYGLGGFRLDDTVVVGERPEVIVKTPKTLEYATVA from the coding sequence ATGCCCCACATCACGACCGCCGTGCGCGACTATCGCCTGGCAATGATGCACGCGCTGATGGACCGCATCCGCGTTGACGCGCTGGTGTTCAGCACGCCGGACTTCTTCCAGTTCGCCACCAATTTCCAGCTGGATGTCTGGCCGTGGGAGCGCCCCGTTTTTGTGTTCGTGCCGCGCAACGGCGAACCCTTCGCCGTGATGAACGAGCTGTCGACCAACCACATGCGCCTGTGCACGGAAAAGGAAAAGGTCTGGCTGCGCGATGTGACGTACTACGCCGAGCATCCGCGCGTGTCGCAGCGGCTGGCGCTGGCGCCGCAGTTGCCCGAGGTGGTGGCGTCGCTGCTGGCGTCGCACGGGCTGGGCGGCTCGCGCATTGCCGTGGACGTGGCCCACCCGATTCTCGCGGCGACGCAGCGCTACCTGCCGGAGCTCGCGCTGCGCCCGGCCATGGCGGAGATGCGCGCCATGCGCTGGGTCAAGCATGCGGAAGAACTGCGGGTGATGCGCGAGCTTGGGAGCCTGACCGACTGGGTACAGGAGCGCTACCGCGAGAACATTCGGCCGGGGCGGCTGGTGCAGGAGCTGGACCATGCCATGTCGGCGCTGATGGTGGAGGAGGCTGCGCGCCGCTTTCCCGGCGAGGATTTCGATATCCTCAAATGCTGGACCCTGACGGGACCGGCCTCGGCCTCGCCGCATGGCGACGGCGCCGCGTGCGGCGCGCGCATCGCGGCCGGCGATACCATCGTCAACCTGATCCTGCCGCGCCTGAATGGCTACTACGTGGAGAACGAGCGCACGTGGTTCTGCGGCAAACCGGACGAGCGCCAGGCACGCTGCTACCAGGTTGCCGCCGAGGCCACCGACGCGGCGGTGGCAGCGGCGGTGACCGGCCGGCGTGTCTGCGACATGGACGCCGCCGCGCAGGCCGTGATCGAGCGCGCGGGGCTGGGCGAGTACATCTTCCACCGCACCGGCCACGCGGTCGGGCTGATGCTGCACGAGTATCCGGAAGACATGGCCTTCAACACGCGCGCGCTGCTGGACGGCGAGGTCTACTCGGCCGAGCCGGGCATCTATGTCTATGGGCTGGGCGGCTTCCGGCTCGACGATACGGTCGTGGTGGGCGAGCGCCCGGAGGTCATCGTGAAGACGCCAAAGACACTGGAGTACGCAACCGTGGCGTGA
- a CDS encoding Bug family tripartite tricarboxylate transporter substrate binding protein, with translation MNRRTLILSAALAAAGMAWGAAGWAQDWPQRPVRLVVPQAGGTGNDVLARALAETLGKRWGRSVVVENKPGANGVLAINYVLQQPADGYTLFFAGVSNLAFNPFLYPALPYVPQRDLTGVAMLANSPFVLVVAPAMHATSFAEFVRLAKARPGGISYASGGIGNSTHLAMELVAERAGVKLQHVPFNGAGGSTSLMSGETPAMMNVVAGVQPYIAGKKLVALAVTGERRLAALPDVPTFKELGYDVAVPGWYAIVAKTGTPAALVRKINADINAAMDEPAFKDKLANQFLDPIKGPPAEVERHMQRDAQAWGPMIRKLGIAL, from the coding sequence GTGAACAGACGCACACTGATACTAAGCGCCGCGCTCGCCGCGGCGGGCATGGCATGGGGCGCAGCCGGCTGGGCGCAGGACTGGCCGCAGCGCCCGGTCAGGCTGGTCGTGCCGCAGGCCGGCGGCACGGGCAACGACGTGCTCGCGCGCGCGCTGGCCGAAACGCTGGGCAAGCGCTGGGGACGCAGCGTCGTTGTGGAAAACAAGCCTGGCGCCAACGGCGTGCTGGCCATCAACTATGTGCTGCAGCAGCCGGCCGATGGCTACACCCTGTTCTTCGCGGGCGTGTCCAACCTGGCCTTCAATCCTTTCCTGTACCCCGCGTTGCCCTATGTGCCGCAACGCGACCTGACCGGCGTGGCGATGCTGGCCAACTCGCCGTTCGTGCTAGTGGTCGCGCCGGCGATGCATGCCACCAGCTTTGCCGAATTCGTGCGGCTTGCCAAGGCGCGGCCGGGCGGCATCAGCTACGCCTCCGGCGGCATCGGCAACTCCACGCACCTGGCCATGGAGCTGGTGGCCGAGCGCGCAGGTGTCAAGCTGCAGCATGTGCCGTTCAACGGCGCCGGCGGCTCGACCAGCCTGATGTCGGGCGAGACCCCGGCCATGATGAATGTGGTGGCGGGTGTGCAGCCCTATATCGCCGGCAAGAAGCTGGTGGCGCTGGCCGTGACCGGCGAGCGGCGCCTGGCCGCGCTGCCCGATGTGCCGACTTTCAAGGAGCTTGGCTACGACGTGGCGGTGCCGGGCTGGTACGCCATCGTCGCAAAGACCGGCACGCCGGCGGCGCTGGTGCGGAAGATCAACGCCGACATCAACGCGGCCATGGACGAGCCGGCATTCAAGGACAAGCTGGCCAACCAGTTCCTCGACCCGATCAAGGGCCCGCCGGCCGAAGTGGAGCGCCATATGCAGCGCGACGCGCAGGCCTGGGGCCCCATGATCCGCAAGCTCGGCATCGCCCTCTGA